The genome window AAACATACAATTATGCACTTCAATACATCATTGCACTCAACAGTTACCTGCGATTGCAGACCATACATCTGAAACACAGATGGGCGTTTTTTAATCCATTCCCGGTTAACATAGCCCAGTTCCCCAATAGTCAGGGGAGATCCTCTTTGGAAATCAGAAATCATGCTGATAAAATCCTCAGTTTGCGTTGCAACTATCGCTTCCGTTTctcacattacacaaacaccgCGCATTAAACGAACAACCCGCGAGTAAAAACGGCATTTGCTTGGTATAATGTGCTCACATGACAGCTTGTCgttaaacaaaaccaaaagcCTCGTTTGTTTAGACGGTTTAAAACACCGCCATGACGACAAAACACTTCTTTGTGTCTTTTTTAGAGATGATGACGTTTCATATACGGCACGCGCGGTCGCCCTCTTCAGGTTTAAATGAACAACTGAACGCCATGCGCTGCGACGTATTTCCGGGAAAATCTCAGCCAGCGTATTTGCTTCCTCATCGCGTGCGTTGCAAAACTCTTGCATTGGAATAATTTTACAGCGATTTATAATTCAAGTAACGTTATTATATATAGTTCAGCTTTATGGCTTCCAGAAAATTTAAATATCAACGGCGAGAAGATAGCAAAGCTGCGGAACATTGTTGTGTCCCGTTATGTGCAGCCTCCTCAAGGTTCAACTCAGTACTGAGCTTCCACACTTTTCCTACGGACGAAGAAAAACGGGGAAAGTGGATTCACAACATTCGACGTGAGAAATTAAACATTACATCTCACACAAGAGTGTGCAGTCGTCACTTTATTAGTGATTTCCTGATCGAGCCATCGACACCTAGTGGGCGTCGCTTGTTGAGGAAGGGGGCTGTACCCACTTTATTCACGTGGAACGGCTTCTCCGTTGCAGAACCAGAGCAAAAGGATGTTTACAACCAAGACGATGAGAATCCTGTGCCAGTGGAAGTCCATCACGTGGAACATGATTATTGTGCAGTTCCAAAACCCGCGGCAGCTGATAATGCGCAGGATCAGACAGAAGAACTCCGTAAAGAGGTGGAGCGACTGAGAAGACAGGTGGAGGAGTTGTCGATGAGTCAAAGATTTTGTTTGGGGCGATTTGCTGCTTCTGACGATGATATAAGGTTCTACACTAGGTACGACCCTTACATTACTcttatatgtgtatatgtatatgtaattCATTTCTATTTGTGATGCATTTAAACATGTCCTATATCTACTTTAGGTTTTTAACTCACAGCCATCTAATGGCTTTCTGGAAACTCATTGAACCTGCATCGCACAACATGATTCATGTGTCAAGAGTTAGAGCAACTACAATGAAGAGTGAAGCTGGAACAATAGGCAGTGCATTGGTAAATATAGAAATAGGAGAATAAAGCTAAATCTTACATTTTAAGTTGATGCCTAACCTACACATTATATGCATTGCACGTATATGCAAACCTTGTTATTTTTACAGGGTCAGCCCCTGCAGCCCATTGATGAGTTCTTTCTATTCATGGTCTACCTCTCACTTGGCCTAGAGCAGCGGGATCTGGCCCACAGATTCAACGTCCATGAGTCCACAGTTAGCCGAATTATTACAACCTGGGCCAATTTTTTGTACACCATTCTTGGGTCTGTCCGCATCTGGATGTCTGAGGAGGCGGTCAAGGCTCATCTACCCATTGAGTTCCAGGACAACCCAGACACACAAGTGGTGATGGATTGCACAGAACTGCGTTGCCAAACACAAACTTCACTCCTGCTTCAAAGTGAAGTCTTCTCCGCTTACACGTCCCACTGCACCTTCAAGGGATTAATCGGCATGGCACCACATGGTGCAATCACCTTTGTGTCATCCCTGTATGCAGATTCTGTCACTGACAAGGAGCTTTTTGAGCAGTCTGGAATTGTATCGCTGCTCAAACCCGGAATGGCCATTATGGTTGACAGAGGTTTTCTTGTTGATGACTGTGTCCCATGCAAAGTCTACAGAATTGCTTACCTGTCAAAGAGGGAACATATGTCAGCTGACGAGGTGAGGGAGACACAGTCCATGGCTCGGCTGATGGTCCACGTTGAGCGTCTCATCGACAGGGTGAAACAAAACAAGCTGTTTGACACAGTCATCCCTCTGTCCATTACAGGGAGCATCAACGAGCTGTACACAGTGGCTTGCCTCCTCGTAAATTATCAGAATGGCCCCTTAGTAAAAGCATTGGTGAAGGATTAAAGACGAGATAATATTTGTTGGGGATTGATGAGTTTGGATTTATTGTtcaatttataaataatataaacatgtttataattaatttttgtacTGTGTTGACTGCACTGCACTGGCAAAGTCctcacatttacattcatgcatttggcagacgcttttatccaaagtgacttacattgcattgtattatacatttagtTTCTGACTAtttgcaatcccctgggatccttATACACCTCTGCTGCTTGGAGGACTGAGAGGTCAGACAATTCACTGGTGACAGCGTGACACCCTTTTAAAGGGTGCTCCtgaaatgaacaaaatacatttttaaacaaaaagtaaatttgTTAGTTTTTATTGTATACTATATTCATCATTGTTAGTATGAGCTGAAgaatttgacaaaaatgtatgagcttataaagtattttgtatGATTAAAAACATGCTCTTACaattagggctgctcgattatgacaaaaatcataatcacgattattttggccaatattgagatcccgattattttggccaatattgagatcccgattatttaacatgattactcactaagttttaaaacaacagaaaaataaaaaaacttggcttttaaactgtgaattcaactgaaaaataaatgtaagaaatagcacagctgaacaactgtaaaggaagggggtgcgctgtggatttataccacaagaaaagagaggatccttgcaaaatggaatgcggcacaataatcgttttacgtcgattattttgtttttgaaattgttgaaggccaaaattgacgattacaattattttcgattaattgcacagccctacttacAACGCTCTAAAGTTCCAATAAATATCAGCTCCATGCAAATATTGCTTCTTGTTTTATGCCTATCCAGGATACTTGATTTACTAAGGTTTTAATCTGAAAACAATTTATATTGTAATCTTAATTTTCCAGTActgataatatttaaaataatatacttcaaataaataatatagttGATACAGTAGATCGGTCACACTTCagtagggggcaattctcgctattaacaaaccattaactgcgactttttccccaataaactcttaactTGTTGCttgtagttgttaggtttaggtattgggtagggatgtagagtatggtcatgcagaatatgtgctttataagtactaataaacagccaatatgccaataataggtatgctaataacaactagttaatagtgagaatttccccctatactgaagtgttaccagtAGATCTGATAGATTCTACTATCTTGTTATTGATCCAAAATGATACTAGTGTTGTTCCATCGTGTTCATTTCGCCAAAACTGATAGATCTACTATCCTGCAGACTGGGATATCAGAGGGTaagaacagcaggcaggagacaaagtgatgttataataaaatgaacaaagttTATTGTAGAGAGAAAAAATAGTTGCATTCAGATGCTCATTCTAACTCTGCCTAGAACTCTTGTCTAGAGTTAACTCTATCTCCGTCTAACTTTGTCCAACTTTGTCTGACTAGAAACACATTGAGCAGGTGTTATTATACCAACATAGACAGTGGAAAATTACTGCTTCACAACATTGTCTTGTGACTTTATTATGAACCTTGAGAATGAGACCACAAACTCATATCTTGTGAAGCCAATACAAATGCAGCATCCAACAGAATGTAGAATATAgtattaagaaaagtaatatAGAATATAATAACT of Triplophysa rosa linkage group LG14, Trosa_1v2, whole genome shotgun sequence contains these proteins:
- the LOC130565305 gene encoding uncharacterized protein LOC130565305, which produces MASRKFKYQRREDSKAAEHCCVPLCAASSRFNSVLSFHTFPTDEEKRGKWIHNIRREKLNITSHTRVCSRHFISDFLIEPSTPSGRRLLRKGAVPTLFTWNGFSVAEPEQKDVYNQDDENPVPVEVHHVEHDYCAVPKPAAADNAQDQTEELRKEVERLRRQVEELSMSQRFCLGRFAASDDDIRFYTRFLTHSHLMAFWKLIEPASHNMIHVSRVRATTMKSEAGTIGSALGQPLQPIDEFFLFMVYLSLGLEQRDLAHRFNVHESTVSRIITTWANFLYTILGSVRIWMSEEAVKAHLPIEFQDNPDTQVVMDCTELRCQTQTSLLLQSEVFSAYTSHCTFKGLIGMAPHGAITFVSSLYADSVTDKELFEQSGIVSLLKPGMAIMVDRGFLVDDCVPCKVYRIAYLSKREHMSADEVRETQSMARLMVHVERLIDRVKQNKLFDTVIPLSITGSINELYTVACLLVNYQNGPLVKALVKD